The window CCGGCTGGCGCGCCAACTCGTGGACGGCGAATGGTCCGGGGCGCGCGAGGTCGCGCCGGAGGACCTCGCCTCGCTGCTCGGCGTGCCGCGCTTCCGCGGCCCGGAGGCCCGCTCGCGCGCCGAGGTCGGCGTGGCCACCGGCCTCGCCTGGACGGCCTACGGCGGCGAGGTCCTGACGCCGGAGGCGGCGGTCGTCCCGGGGAAGGGGCGGCTGACGGTCACGGGACAGCTGGGCGAGGTGATGCAGGAATCGGCCCGCGCCGCGCTGACCTACGTCCGCGCCCGCGCCGCGGAGTTCGGCCTGCCGCCGGACCTCGAATCGACGCGCGACCTGCACATCCACGTGCCGGCGGGGGCGATCCCCAAGGACGGCCCCTCGGCCGGCGTGGCGATGGCCGTGGCGCTGGTCTCGATCCTCTCCGGCATCCCGGCCCGCGCCGACGTGGCGATGACCGGCGAGATCACGCTGCGGGGGCGGGTGCTCCCCGTCGGCGGCGTGAAGGAGAAACTGCTCGCCGCGCACCGCACGGGGATTCGCACCGTGCTGATTCCGCGCGACAATGAACAGGATCTGGCGGAGCTTCCGCCGGACGTGGCCGCGGAGCTGAACGTCGTCCTGGTGGACCGCGTGGACGAAGTCCTCTCCCTGGCCTTGGAACGGCCTCCGCGGGCCGTCGCCGCGCCGTTGGGCGCGGCGGGGGAAGCCGCGGAGAGGCCTCAGTGACGCGCTGAGGCTCCCGCCGCGCCGCGACAGGCGCGGACTCTGTTTCGCTTGCCCTCGGTACTGGGCGTGGTGGTTCTATGAAGGTGAACGATGTACGGCTGGCGTGGGTCGCCGCCGGTCCGGCGCAGTTCCCGCGCGACAGCAGGCCGGAGGTCTGCGTGCTCGGCCGCTCCAACGTGGGCAAGTCGAGCCTGATCAACCGCCTGATCAACCGCAAGGGGATGGCCCGGGTCAGCAACACCCCCGGCCGGACGCGCGAGATCCACTTCTACATGCTCGACGACCGCTTCTACCTCGTGGACCTGCCGGGCTTCGGCTACGCGAAGGTCCCCGAGGCGGTGCGGAAGTCGTGGGGCACGCTGATGGAGAGCTACTTCTCCGACCGCGGTCCGCTGCGGCTCGCCGTGCAGCTCGTGGACGTGCGCCACGATCCGACCGATCTCGACCGCACGCTGGCCGACATGCTCGTCCTGCGGCGGATCCCGACCGTGCTCTGCCTGACGAAGTCGGACAAGGTCTCGAACAACCAGATCAACCTGATGATCCAGCGCGCGCCGCAGGTGCTCGACCTGCCGCCGGAGACGCCGGTCCTCGTGACCTCGGCGATGACCGGCGTCGGCATGCGCGAACTGTCGAGGGTCGTCGTCGACGCGTTCGTCTCCCCGCCCCGCAAGCCTCAGCGGCCCGTCGAGATCGAAGCCGAAGAGGAAGGGCGATGAAAGTCCAGGAACTGAAGGCGCTCAGCATCGGGCGCTTGATCCGCATGGCCCGTTCGCACGGGGTCGAGGGCGTGTCGCAGGCGCGCCGCCAGGAGCTGCTGCACCGGATCGTCGCCGACTCGCTGCGCAAGGGGGAGACGGTCGTCTCGCGCGGCGTGCTCGAGCTGCTGCCCGAGGGGTACGGCTTCCTGCG is drawn from bacterium and contains these coding sequences:
- a CDS encoding endopeptidase La is translated as RLARQLVDGEWSGAREVAPEDLASLLGVPRFRGPEARSRAEVGVATGLAWTAYGGEVLTPEAAVVPGKGRLTVTGQLGEVMQESARAALTYVRARAAEFGLPPDLESTRDLHIHVPAGAIPKDGPSAGVAMAVALVSILSGIPARADVAMTGEITLRGRVLPVGGVKEKLLAAHRTGIRTVLIPRDNEQDLAELPPDVAAELNVVLVDRVDEVLSLALERPPRAVAAPLGAAGEAAERPQ
- the yihA gene encoding ribosome biogenesis GTP-binding protein YihA/YsxC; translated protein: MNDVRLAWVAAGPAQFPRDSRPEVCVLGRSNVGKSSLINRLINRKGMARVSNTPGRTREIHFYMLDDRFYLVDLPGFGYAKVPEAVRKSWGTLMESYFSDRGPLRLAVQLVDVRHDPTDLDRTLADMLVLRRIPTVLCLTKSDKVSNNQINLMIQRAPQVLDLPPETPVLVTSAMTGVGMRELSRVVVDAFVSPPRKPQRPVEIEAEEEGR